A single genomic interval of Puntigrus tetrazona isolate hp1 chromosome 1, ASM1883169v1, whole genome shotgun sequence harbors:
- the LOC122350472 gene encoding sodium/potassium-transporting ATPase subunit alpha-1-like, with protein MGLGTGNDTKYEVAATSEDGVKKPKKGKKSKKDMDELKKEVELEDHKLTLDELNRKYGTDLTKGLTNFRAKEILARDGPNALTPPVTTPEWVKFCRQLFGGFQTLLWIGAFLCFFAYSIQAASEEEPANDNLYLGLVLAFVVTVNGCFSYYQEAKSSRIMDSFKNLVPQKALVIRDAEKQIIDAEDVVVGDLVEVKSGDRIPADIRVISAQGCKVDNSSLTGESEPQSRTPDFSSENPLETRNIAFFSTNCVDGTARGIVINTGDRTVMGRIATLASSLEGGQTPIAKEIEHFIHIITGVAVFLGLTFLILSLILGYTWLEGVIFLIGIIVANVPEGLPATVTVCLTLTAKRMAKKNCLVKNLEAVETLGSTTTICSDKTGTLTQNRMTVAHMWFDSHIHIADTTENQTGTSFDKSSATWSALARVAGLCNRAVFQSNQNNLPVLKRETAGDASESALLKCIELCCGSVAEMREKYPKVAEIPFNSTNKYQLSIHKNPNPSESKHLLVIKGAPERILDRCSTILIQGKEQPLDDEMKDSFQNAYLELGGLGERVLGFCHFSLPDDQFPEGFAFDTEEMNFPTENLCFVGLMSMIDPPRAAVPDAVAKCRSAGIKVIMVTGDHPITAKAIAKGVGIISEGNETIDDIAARLKIPVGEVNPRDAKACVVHGGELKNMTPEQLDEILQYHTEIVFARTSPQQKLIIVEGCQRQGAIVAVTGDGVNDSPALKKADIGVAMGIAGSDVSKQAADMILLDDNFASIVTGVEEGRLIFDNLKKSIAYTLTSKIPEMSPFLFFVLVGIPLPLGTVTILCIDLGTDMVPAISLAYETPESDIMKRQPRNAETDRLVNERLISMSYGQIGMMQAVGGFFTYFVILAENGFLPKDLVGIRVGWEDRYVSDLEDSYGQQWTYERRKIVEYTCHTAFFTSIVIVQWTDLLICKTRRLSIFQQGMKNRVLTFGLCVETALAAFLSYCPGMDVAVRMYPMKPLWWFCAMPYSLLIFIYDEVRKYILRQNPGGWVELETYY; from the exons ATGGGGCTCGGG ACAGGGAATGATACGAAGTACGAAGTGGCAGCAACGTCAGAAGATGGAGTCAAAAAGCccaaaaaagggaaaaagagcAAAAAGGACATGGATGAACTGAAGAAAGAAGTGGAACTG GAAGATCACAAGTTGACCTTGGACGAACTTAACCGAAAATATGGCACCGATCTGACCAAA GGTTTGACCAATTTCCGAGCAAAGGAAATCTTAGCCCGTGATGGACCAAATGCCTTGACTCCACCTGTTACGACTCCAGAATGGGTGAAGTTCTGCAGACAGCTGTTTGGTGGATTCCAGACACTGCTGTGGATTGGTGCATTTCTTTGCTTCTTTGCATATTCGATCCAGGCTGCCTCTGAAGAAGAACCGGCGAATGACAAT CTGTATCTGGGACTTGTGCTTGCTTTTGTTGTCACAGTCAATGGATGTTTCTCATACTATCAAGAGGCTAAGAGCTCTAGGATCATGGATTCTTTTAAGAACCTCGTTCCTCAG AAAGCCCTGGTTATACGTGATGCAGAGAAACAAATCATTGATGCTGAGGATGTAGTTGTAGGTGATCTTGTGGAGGTCAAAAGTGGAGACAGAATCCCAGCTGATATTCGTGTCATTTCTGCACAAGGCTGCAAG GTGGACAACTCTTCCCTCACTGGAGAGTCTGAGCCCCAGAGTCGTACTCCTGACTTCTCTAGTGAAAACCCACTGGAGACAagaaacattgcatttttttccacCAATTGTGTTGACG GTACTGCCAGAGGGATTGTCATTAACACCGGTGACCGTACTGTCATGGGTCGTATCGCCACTCTTGCCTCAAGTCTGGAAGGCGGACAAACACCAATTGCTAAAGAGATCGAGCACTTCATCCACATCATCACTGGTGTAGCTGTCTTCCTGGGTTTGACCTTCTTAATTCTCTCTCTGATTCTTGGCTACACTTGGTTGGAAGGAGTCATCTTCCTTATTGGGATCATTGTCGCTAATGTACCTGAAGGTCTCCCTGCCACTGTAACC GTGTGTCTGACTCTGACTGCAAAACGTATGGCGAAGAAGAACTGCCTGGTGAAGAATCTGGAAGCCGTGGAGACTCTTGGCTCGACCACCACCATCTGCTCTGACAAGACTGGAACTTTGACCCAGAACCGAATGACCGTCGCTCACATGTGGTTTGACAGCCATATTCATATAGCAGACACCACAGAGAACCAAACTGGAACCTCATTTGACAAGAGCTCGGCTACTTGGTCTGCTCTTGCACGTGTTGCTGGACTTTGCAATCGTGCCGTCTTCCAATCGAATCAGAACAATCTTCCGGTCCTTAAG CGAGAAACAGCTGGCGACGCGTCAGAGTCCGCCCTGCTGAAGTGTATTGAGTTGTGCTGCGGTTCAGTCGCTGAAATGAGAGAGAAGTATCCAAAAGTTGCTGAGATTCCTTTTAACTCCACCAACAAGTATCAG CTCTCAATCCACAAGAATCCCAATCCCTCAGAGTCTAAGCACCTGCTGGTGATAAAGGGAGCCCCAGAGAGAATCCTGGATCGATGCTCTACTATTCTGATTCAAGGAAAAGAGCAGCCTTTGGACGATGAAATGAAAGATTCGTTCCAAAACGCTTATTTGGAGCTTGGAGGTCTTGGAGAAAGAGTGTTGG GTTTTTGCCACTTTAGCCTCCCCGATGACCAGTTTCCTGAGGGTTTTGCATTTGATACTGAAGAAATGAACTTTCCAACTGAGAACCTCTGTTTTGTCGGCCTCATGTCCATGATTGATCCTCCTCGTGCAGCTGTACCAGACGCTGTGGCCAAATGTCGGAGTGCTGGAATCAAG GTTATTATGGTTACTGGTGACCATCCAATCACAGCTAAAGCTATTGCAAAGGGTGTTGGCATCATCTCTGAAGGCAATGAGACCATTGATGATATTGCAGCCCGGCTGAAAATCCCTGTTGGAGAGGTCAATCCAAG AGATGCTAAGGCCTGTGTGGTTCATGGTGGTGAACTGAAGAATATGACCCCAGAACAGCTGGATGAAATCCTCCAGTATCATACAGAAATTGTGTTTGCCAGAACTTCTCCACAACAAAAGCTGATCATCGTGGAAGGTTGTCAGCGACAG GGTGCCATTGTAGCCGTAACTGGTGATGGTGTCAATGATTCTCCTGCTCTAAAGAAGGCTGATATTGGTGTGGCTATGGGTATCGCTGGATCTGACGTATCTAAACAGGCTGCTGACATGATCCTTCTGGACGACAACTTTGCCTCAATTGTCACTGGAGTAGAAGAAG GACGTCTGATCTTTGACAACTTGAAGAAGTCCATTGCCTACACGCTGACTAGTAAGATCCCTGAAATGTCACCCTTCCTCTTTTTTGTCCTTGTTGGCATTCCTCTACCTTTGGGCACGGTCACCATTCTCTGCATTGACCTGGGCACTGACATG GTTCCTGCCATCTCACTGGCCTACGAAACTCCTGAAAGCGACATCATGAAGAGACAACCCAGAAATGCTGAAACGGATAGGCTGGTGAATGAGAGGCTTATCAGTATGAGCTACGGTCAAATTG GCATGATGCAAGCAGTTGGTGGGTTCTTTACCTACTTCGTAATTCTAGCTGAGAATGGATTCTTGCCCAAGGATTTGGTGGGAATTCGAGTTGGGTGGGAAGACAGATACGTCAGTGACCTGGAAGACAGTTATGGCCAGCAATGG ACGTATGAGCGCAGAAAAATCGTGGAGTACACATGCCACACTGCCTTCTTTACCAGTATTGTGATTGTGCAATGGACTGATCTGCTCATCTGCAAGACCAGGAGGCTTTCCATCTTTCAGCAGGGAATGAA gAATAGAGTCCTCACCTTCGGTCTGTGTGTGGAAACTGCTCTGGCAGCATTTTTATCCTACTGCCCAGGCATGGATGTTGCTGTCCGAATGTATCCAATGAA acCACTGTGGTGGTTCTGTGCCATGCCATATTCACTGCTCATTTTCATCTATGATGAAGTTAGAAAATACATTCTTAGGCAGAACCCAGGAG GCTGGGTGGAACTAGAAACATACTACTAA